From a region of the Coffea eugenioides isolate CCC68of unplaced genomic scaffold, Ceug_1.0 ScVebR1_2540;HRSCAF=3588, whole genome shotgun sequence genome:
- the LOC113756912 gene encoding uncharacterized protein LOC113756912: MDRRVRGRERGRSTRQHPEGSGDREPEVNQDHGQGNVAGDPVATAINRITNVLERMTEHPAPGAVHHQGGPIDTEDRALEIFLKFGPPKFYGGPEPEVAEGWWERISDIFAALNYTEERQVTFTAFQFEGAARSWWNLIRVNWDRNHIPRTWANFTREFNAKFLPPLIQEKREDDFIKYKQGAGLNVEIQKGLAAVRLDTFADAVERAQRVEVARAQVKSFQAKKRFGPSSSREPTNTNTPPAKVGRGMGGVNNPGAPRGALARGTGARGTGRRDIDTRGGPSVRNQTRNALQGGRVTTPQVICGYCRRVGHTGNECWMREGKCLRCGSSEHQIAGCPKMQEGGTPNVKQATSGENGPKVPARVYAIDDQPVPDSSEVVEGTLPIFHRLARVLIDPGATHSFVNPIFMAEIDVQPVRLPFDLEVRTPMGNKGIITSLAYKNCEFWIGERKMLVDLSQSGRILDSRGSNLEIGRE, encoded by the exons ATGGATCGACGCGTTAGAGGTAGAGAACGTGGGAGATCAACTAGGCAACACCCCGAGGGTAGTGGTGATAGGGAACCTGAGGTCAATCAAGACCATGGTCAAGGAAACGTGGCCGGAGACCCAGTGGCCACCGCAATTAATAGAATAACCAATGTTCTAGAGCGCATGACCGAGCACCCAGCTCCGGGGGCAGTGCATCATCAAGGAGGCCCAATCGATACCGAGGATCGGGCATTAGAGATATTCTTGAAGTTTGGACCTCCTAAGTTCTATGGAGGTCCAGAACCTGAGGTAGCCGAAGGTTGGTGGGAGAGGATCTCTGATATTTTTGCCGCTCTAAACTATACGGAAGAGAGGCAAGTGACTTTTACagcattccagtttgagggagctgctcgttcctggtggaacctaATTAGGGTTAATTGGGACAGGAACCATATTCCTAGGACCTGGGCGAACTTCACTCGGGAGTTCAATGCCAAGTTTCTACCCCCtctcatccaagagaaaagagaggatgactTTATCAAGTATAAGCAGGGGGCG ggGCTAAACGTGGAAATCCAGAAGGGATTAGCGGCTGTTCGGTTAGACACGTTTGCTGACGCTGTTGAAAGAGCTCAAAGAGTTGAAGTTGCTAGAGCTCAAGTAAAATCCTTCCAGGCTAAGAAAAGATTTGGCCCTAGCAGCAGTCGGGAGCCGACTAATACAAATACTCCACCGGCCAAAGTAGGTCGAGGAATGGGTGGAGTAAATAATCCTGGAGCACCACGAGGCGCTCTGGCAAGAGGAACTGGGGCAAGAGGTACCGGAAGAAGAGATATTGATACTAGAGGAGGACCAAGTGTAAGGAATCAGACTAGGAACGCCCTGCAAGGAGGTCGTGTGACCACCCCTCAGGTAATTTGTGGGTATTGCAGGAGGGTCGGCCATACTGGGAATGAATGTTGGATGAGAGAAGGGAAGTGCTTGAGGTGCGGAAGTAGCGAGCACCAAATTGCCGGCTGCCCAAAAATGCAAGAAGGTGGTACCCCAAATGTTAAACAAGCCACTTCTGGGGAAAATGGGCCAAAAGTTCCGGCTAGGGTGTACGCCATAGACGATCAACCtgtacctgattcctcggaGGTCGTGGAAGGTACTCTTCCAATCTTTCATCGATTAGCTAGAGTATTAATTGATCCTGGCgcaactcattcatttgtgaatCCAATTTTTATGGCCGAAATTGATGTACAACCTGTTAGATTACCCTttgatcttgaagttaggacacctATGGGTAATAAGGGTATAATTACTAGCCTGGCCTATAAGAATTGCGAGTTTTGGATTGGAGAGCGTAAGATGCTAGTAGATCTG AGCCaaagtggtagaattttggATTCTCGGGGAAGCAACCTTGAGATTGGACGTGAAAG